In a genomic window of Suricata suricatta isolate VVHF042 chromosome 12, meerkat_22Aug2017_6uvM2_HiC, whole genome shotgun sequence:
- the IQCF3 gene encoding IQ domain-containing protein F3 isoform X1: protein MGIQFCKDDQFHETIIEDIDETRLLKNKEKMKKIKLPPKSPPPPPPPQKKSGPDEDALERERLQQLYRKRHRARVKAAEKIQAWWRGTLVRRALLVAALRAWMIQLWWRTLLWRRILKQQQDLLKIYVIQEEAAVTLQSWVRMWQCHQRYCRIRNAICILQDPKNYFAFETSDSLQAQYEVPPNQPEFHIEILSV, encoded by the exons ATGGGCATTCAGTTTTGT AAAGATGACCAGTTTCATGAAACCATAATAGAAGACATCGATGAAACCAGATtgctgaaaaacaaagagaaaatgaaaaaaataaagcttccacccaaatcaccaccaccaccgccacccccTCAAAAG AAGTCTGGTCCAGATGAGGATgcgctagagagagagagactgcag CAGCTTTATCGAAAACGCCACAGAGCAAGAGTCAAGGCGGCTGAGAAGATCCAGGCCTGGTGGCGCGGCACCCTGGTGCGTCGCGCCCTGCTGGTGGCAGCCCTCAGGGCCTGGATGATTCAGCTCTGGTGGAGAACACTCTTATGGAGGCGGATTCTTAAGCAGCAGCAGGACCTCCTGAAGATCTATGTAATCCAGGAGGAGGCGGCAGTCACGCTCCAGTCCTGGGTTCGCATGTGGCAGTGCCATCAACGTTACTGCCGAATACGCAATGCTATCTGCATCCTCCAGGACCCGAAGAACTACTTTGCCTTCGAGACCAGTGATTCTCTACAGGCACAATATGAAGTCCCTCCCAACCAGCCGGAGTTCCATATTGAAATCCTATCAGTCTAA
- the IQCF3 gene encoding IQ domain-containing protein F3 isoform X2: MKKIKLPPKSPPPPPPPQKKSGPDEDALERERLQQLYRKRHRARVKAAEKIQAWWRGTLVRRALLVAALRAWMIQLWWRTLLWRRILKQQQDLLKIYVIQEEAAVTLQSWVRMWQCHQRYCRIRNAICILQDPKNYFAFETSDSLQAQYEVPPNQPEFHIEILSV; this comes from the exons atgaaaaaaataaagcttccacccaaatcaccaccaccaccgccacccccTCAAAAG AAGTCTGGTCCAGATGAGGATgcgctagagagagagagactgcag CAGCTTTATCGAAAACGCCACAGAGCAAGAGTCAAGGCGGCTGAGAAGATCCAGGCCTGGTGGCGCGGCACCCTGGTGCGTCGCGCCCTGCTGGTGGCAGCCCTCAGGGCCTGGATGATTCAGCTCTGGTGGAGAACACTCTTATGGAGGCGGATTCTTAAGCAGCAGCAGGACCTCCTGAAGATCTATGTAATCCAGGAGGAGGCGGCAGTCACGCTCCAGTCCTGGGTTCGCATGTGGCAGTGCCATCAACGTTACTGCCGAATACGCAATGCTATCTGCATCCTCCAGGACCCGAAGAACTACTTTGCCTTCGAGACCAGTGATTCTCTACAGGCACAATATGAAGTCCCTCCCAACCAGCCGGAGTTCCATATTGAAATCCTATCAGTCTAA
- the IQCF3 gene encoding IQ domain-containing protein F3 isoform X3, translated as MGSKCCKSGPDEDALERERLQQLYRKRHRARVKAAEKIQAWWRGTLVRRALLVAALRAWMIQLWWRTLLWRRILKQQQDLLKIYVIQEEAAVTLQSWVRMWQCHQRYCRIRNAICILQDPKNYFAFETSDSLQAQYEVPPNQPEFHIEILSV; from the exons ATGGGCAGTAAATGCTGT AAGTCTGGTCCAGATGAGGATgcgctagagagagagagactgcag CAGCTTTATCGAAAACGCCACAGAGCAAGAGTCAAGGCGGCTGAGAAGATCCAGGCCTGGTGGCGCGGCACCCTGGTGCGTCGCGCCCTGCTGGTGGCAGCCCTCAGGGCCTGGATGATTCAGCTCTGGTGGAGAACACTCTTATGGAGGCGGATTCTTAAGCAGCAGCAGGACCTCCTGAAGATCTATGTAATCCAGGAGGAGGCGGCAGTCACGCTCCAGTCCTGGGTTCGCATGTGGCAGTGCCATCAACGTTACTGCCGAATACGCAATGCTATCTGCATCCTCCAGGACCCGAAGAACTACTTTGCCTTCGAGACCAGTGATTCTCTACAGGCACAATATGAAGTCCCTCCCAACCAGCCGGAGTTCCATATTGAAATCCTATCAGTCTAA